One genomic window of Pueribacillus theae includes the following:
- the recU gene encoding Holliday junction resolvase RecU has protein sequence MLHYPNGKKNIRAAKNRKQENFSNKHANRGMTLEEDLNITNEYYLSIGKAVIHKKPTPVQIVNVSYPKRSAAIITEAYFKLASTTDYNGVYKGKYIDFEAKETKNKTSFPLNNFHAHQIEHMKKVDEQGGICFVILKFVYLDTIYFLEAKHLFYFWDNQFQNGRKSIPFMYIEENGIQIPLGFNPRVDYLSIIDNIYFSKGRINHD, from the coding sequence ATGCTTCATTATCCAAACGGAAAAAAAAATATCCGTGCGGCAAAGAACCGAAAACAGGAAAACTTCTCAAATAAACATGCGAATCGCGGTATGACATTGGAGGAAGATCTGAACATTACAAACGAATATTATTTAAGTATTGGAAAGGCAGTGATTCATAAAAAACCGACACCGGTTCAAATTGTCAATGTCAGCTATCCGAAACGAAGTGCGGCTATCATAACGGAAGCTTACTTTAAATTGGCTTCAACAACCGATTATAATGGAGTATATAAAGGGAAATACATTGATTTTGAGGCAAAAGAAACAAAAAACAAAACGTCTTTCCCATTAAATAACTTTCATGCGCATCAAATCGAACATATGAAAAAAGTGGATGAGCAAGGTGGCATTTGCTTTGTTATTTTAAAATTTGTATACCTTGATACGATCTACTTTTTGGAAGCGAAGCATTTATTTTATTTTTGGGACAACCAGTTTCAAAACGGAAGAAAATCAATCCCGTTCATGTATATCGAAGAAAACGGAATACAGATTCCTTTAGGCTTCAACCCTAGAGTCGATTATCTTTCGATCATTGATAATATTTATTTTTCGAAAGGCAGGATCAATCATGACTGA
- a CDS encoding PBP1A family penicillin-binding protein gives MTEQYRSRTERRKMKKNPKKTKRKKGMVKRIFTALLLIFLIFFIAGTVTVFAMLRGTPELNPELLKDPVSSNIYDKDDEEIATVSGEENREFASIQDTPELVQNATLAIEDVRFREHFGLDIRRIGGAVLANFREGFGSEGASTITQQVIKRSFLTPEKTLKRKVQEAYLAVKLEQNYSKDQILEMYLNKIYYGKGAYGIKTAAETYFQKELDELTLSEAALLAGLPQRPNYYDPTKNPEAAEKRRNTVIAAMVKYGFINEAQAEEAKEIKVADMLNPKEKEPRKYEAFIDQVIREIEEVEGLSERDIYESGLKIYTTLDVSAQENTEKTLKDDAMFPDDKFQAGVVLVDTETGEVRAIGGGRNKKKGNFNYAIQSKRQPGSAIKPILDYGPAIEHLKWSTGKIIKDEKLVINGHEIRNWDRSHRGQVSMRKALEQSYNVPAVNTFLEVGADKAKEFAANLGIEPKEELEPAYAIGGFKHGISPLQLAGAYAAFGNEGIYHKPHTVRKIVFPDGREIDNTPEPVAAMSDYTAYMITDMLKDVVRKGTGTRARVPNLPMAGKTGTTNPPPNITHGTTDGWFAGYTTRYAAAVWTGYDKTTQEQYVKEGSTIAQRIFKDVMSHASEGIDTPDFKKPDSVIEVALEAGTEKKPSPFTPKDKIVYELFVRGTGPSGISQTYNKLGAPTGLSASYNEESNSITLSWNHAKEGNVSFAISMSVDGGEATSLPSTGGLSISVPNVQAGSTYQFQVVAIDESTNQKSDPASASIKIPDPTDEEETPPENTEPEPPTNEEEQPSPPHNDNQEQENGNNNNNGENGEKTDQEKKKPGDQTNEENENTETNTKPEQPPTPPRKEEEE, from the coding sequence ATGACTGAACAATATCGTTCAAGGACAGAACGACGAAAAATGAAAAAAAACCCAAAAAAAACAAAGCGCAAAAAAGGAATGGTAAAGCGCATTTTTACTGCTTTATTATTAATTTTTCTCATCTTTTTCATCGCTGGAACGGTTACTGTCTTCGCCATGCTAAGGGGCACTCCAGAATTAAATCCTGAATTATTAAAGGATCCGGTTTCGTCCAATATCTATGATAAAGATGATGAAGAAATCGCTACTGTGTCAGGCGAAGAAAATCGAGAGTTCGCATCTATTCAGGATACCCCTGAACTTGTACAGAATGCTACCCTAGCCATTGAAGATGTGCGATTCAGAGAACATTTCGGCCTTGATATTCGTCGAATAGGCGGAGCAGTTCTTGCGAATTTTAGAGAAGGATTTGGATCTGAAGGAGCAAGTACAATCACGCAGCAAGTGATCAAACGATCCTTTTTAACACCGGAAAAAACTTTGAAAAGAAAAGTACAGGAAGCATATTTAGCGGTTAAGCTTGAACAAAATTATTCAAAAGATCAAATCTTGGAAATGTACTTAAATAAAATTTATTACGGAAAAGGGGCATACGGAATAAAAACGGCGGCAGAAACATATTTTCAAAAAGAGTTGGATGAATTAACATTATCCGAAGCCGCTCTACTTGCCGGTCTTCCGCAGCGGCCGAATTATTATGACCCGACGAAAAACCCTGAAGCAGCTGAAAAACGAAGAAATACGGTCATAGCAGCAATGGTAAAGTATGGATTTATTAATGAAGCACAAGCTGAAGAAGCAAAAGAAATAAAAGTTGCAGATATGCTTAATCCTAAAGAAAAAGAACCAAGAAAATATGAAGCGTTTATCGATCAAGTGATTAGGGAAATCGAAGAGGTTGAAGGCCTATCTGAAAGAGATATATATGAAAGTGGATTAAAAATTTATACAACACTGGACGTAAGTGCACAAGAAAATACGGAGAAAACCTTGAAAGACGATGCTATGTTCCCTGATGATAAGTTCCAGGCAGGTGTTGTTTTAGTTGACACAGAAACAGGTGAAGTAAGAGCCATCGGAGGCGGCCGTAATAAGAAAAAAGGAAATTTCAACTACGCCATCCAATCCAAACGCCAACCTGGTTCAGCGATTAAACCGATTCTCGATTATGGTCCGGCGATTGAACATTTAAAGTGGTCTACTGGGAAAATAATTAAAGATGAAAAATTGGTTATAAATGGGCATGAAATTCGAAACTGGGATCGTTCGCACCGTGGACAAGTGTCCATGCGAAAAGCGCTTGAACAATCATATAACGTGCCGGCGGTAAATACATTTCTGGAAGTCGGCGCAGACAAAGCAAAAGAATTTGCGGCAAATCTTGGCATTGAACCAAAAGAGGAATTGGAACCGGCTTATGCGATTGGTGGATTTAAACATGGGATTTCCCCGCTCCAATTAGCTGGTGCCTATGCCGCATTCGGTAATGAAGGGATTTACCATAAACCACATACCGTAAGGAAAATTGTCTTTCCTGATGGACGAGAAATCGACAATACACCTGAGCCTGTTGCAGCGATGAGTGACTACACGGCATATATGATCACAGATATGCTTAAAGATGTTGTAAGAAAGGGAACAGGTACAAGAGCGCGAGTACCCAACCTGCCAATGGCTGGTAAAACAGGAACAACAAACCCGCCGCCAAATATCACTCACGGTACAACGGATGGCTGGTTTGCCGGCTACACGACAAGATATGCGGCTGCTGTTTGGACGGGATATGATAAAACAACACAGGAACAATATGTTAAAGAAGGAAGTACTATTGCCCAGCGCATCTTTAAAGATGTGATGTCGCATGCTTCGGAAGGGATTGATACTCCGGATTTCAAAAAACCAGATTCTGTTATTGAAGTAGCTTTAGAAGCGGGGACAGAAAAAAAACCAAGCCCATTCACACCGAAAGATAAAATTGTTTATGAACTCTTTGTTCGTGGTACTGGGCCAAGTGGAATTTCACAAACCTATAATAAGCTGGGAGCTCCGACTGGATTAAGTGCAAGCTATAATGAGGAATCAAATAGTATTACACTATCTTGGAACCACGCGAAAGAAGGCAACGTATCCTTTGCCATTAGCATGTCTGTGGACGGAGGCGAAGCAACGTCATTGCCGTCTACTGGCGGATTAAGTATATCAGTGCCTAACGTTCAAGCGGGGTCAACCTATCAATTCCAAGTTGTCGCTATTGATGAAAGCACAAACCAAAAAAGTGATCCAGCGTCAGCTAGCATTAAGATTCCAGATCCAACAGATGAGGAGGAA